Proteins encoded in a region of the Pseudomonas putida genome:
- a CDS encoding alpha/beta hydrolase has translation MSKMTLTLALALALAAPVALAQPEHNQKMDTSLLQRKGLAYRFSHLDMDSADGQRHYRLWVGQPNRPAPASGYPVLWMLDGNAALGALDSQQLGKLAAGQAPLLVAVGYQTDQRIERTARTYDYTPALPGRTEQHDPLTGEPSGGVEAFVDLLTGPMRNKVAGVAPIDLRRQTLWGHSYGGLAVLHTLFTRPGAFSDYAAASPSLWWHDGAIVQEARGLEQRLGNNPARLLLMRGSEEPASPRAQLKGDVEKPARELTADLAKVKGLQVRFERFEGLDHGQMLGASLRTVLKQLAR, from the coding sequence ATGAGCAAGATGACCCTGACGCTGGCTTTGGCACTGGCCCTTGCAGCCCCTGTCGCCCTGGCGCAGCCCGAGCACAACCAGAAAATGGACACTTCGCTGCTGCAGCGCAAGGGCCTGGCGTACCGCTTCAGCCATCTCGATATGGACTCGGCAGACGGCCAGCGCCACTACCGCCTGTGGGTCGGCCAGCCGAACCGCCCGGCACCCGCATCCGGGTATCCGGTGCTGTGGATGCTCGATGGCAATGCCGCGCTAGGGGCGCTGGACAGCCAGCAACTGGGCAAGCTCGCTGCCGGTCAGGCGCCATTGCTTGTGGCCGTGGGTTACCAGACCGACCAGCGTATCGAGCGAACTGCGCGCACCTATGACTACACCCCGGCATTGCCTGGGCGGACAGAACAACACGACCCGTTGACCGGGGAGCCCAGTGGCGGCGTGGAGGCGTTCGTTGACCTGCTGACCGGGCCCATGCGCAACAAGGTGGCTGGCGTGGCACCCATCGACCTGCGAAGGCAAACCCTGTGGGGCCACTCCTACGGCGGGCTGGCCGTGCTGCATACACTGTTCACCCGGCCCGGCGCATTCAGCGACTACGCCGCCGCCAGCCCATCACTGTGGTGGCATGACGGGGCCATCGTGCAGGAGGCGCGGGGGCTTGAGCAGCGCTTGGGCAACAACCCTGCGCGGCTGCTACTGATGCGGGGCAGCGAGGAACCTGCGAGCCCCAGGGCGCAGTTAAAGGGCGATGTGGAGAAGCCCGCGCGCGAACTGACGGCAGACCTGGCCAAGGTAAAAGGCCTTCAGGTGCGCTTCGAACGGTTCGAGGGGCTGGACCATGGGCAAATGCTGGGGGCTTCTTTGCGTACGGTGCTCAAGCAGCTGGCCAGATAA
- a CDS encoding histidine kinase sensor domain-containing protein gives MRRHPLLWKLAVLQVSFCLLLVWLIWTWGLSVERSTYFLSQGDQDYLARYAQQAEQAWNQGGAEGAEAWRRQLEQAEDTWVALVGPHLQSLGTTPLNAEQASHLTFMRKLDWPMSRRLQDELPYVSIEFPQHPEHGRLVLQLPERLLPTGLTPWTHVITHGVAPALLALLLGLALYRHLVVPLNRLRDRADALRADDLDSPALPLQERRDELGELAQAFEHMAGRLRQSLEQQRLLLRTLSHELRTPLARLRIAHDSDLPPPQLRERLDREVADMQKLLEDTLDLAWMDTEQPSLPTEPVLMLSVWEALCQDVCFESGWAPSRLPCSLGTDCRVQAHLDSLAQALENLLRNAIRHSPAEGRVSLDGWREGDCWHLRLSDQGPGVPDIDLERIFKPYQRLAGSGAGFGLGLAIARRAIELQGGRLWASNGHPGLCLHMTLPLARDCLES, from the coding sequence ATGCGTCGCCACCCTTTGCTATGGAAACTGGCGGTACTGCAGGTCAGCTTCTGCCTGCTGCTGGTCTGGCTGATCTGGACCTGGGGCCTGTCGGTAGAGCGCAGTACCTACTTCCTGTCCCAGGGCGACCAGGATTACCTGGCCCGCTATGCACAACAAGCCGAACAGGCCTGGAACCAGGGCGGCGCGGAAGGCGCCGAGGCCTGGCGCAGGCAACTGGAACAAGCCGAGGACACCTGGGTTGCCTTGGTCGGGCCGCACCTGCAAAGCCTTGGCACCACGCCACTGAATGCCGAGCAAGCCAGCCACCTGACCTTCATGCGCAAACTCGACTGGCCAATGAGCCGGCGCCTGCAGGATGAGCTGCCGTATGTCAGCATCGAGTTCCCGCAACACCCCGAGCACGGCCGCCTGGTGCTGCAACTGCCCGAGCGCCTGCTGCCCACCGGCCTGACACCGTGGACCCATGTGATCACCCACGGCGTTGCACCCGCACTGCTCGCACTGCTGCTGGGCCTGGCGTTGTACCGACATTTGGTCGTACCGCTGAACCGCCTGCGCGACCGCGCCGACGCCCTGCGTGCCGACGACCTGGACAGCCCCGCCCTGCCCCTGCAGGAACGCCGTGACGAGCTGGGTGAACTGGCACAGGCCTTCGAACACATGGCCGGGCGCCTGCGCCAGAGCCTGGAACAACAGCGCCTGCTGTTGCGCACACTGTCTCACGAATTGCGCACGCCACTGGCGCGGCTGCGCATTGCCCATGACAGCGACTTGCCACCGCCACAACTGCGCGAACGCCTGGACCGCGAAGTCGCCGACATGCAAAAGCTGCTGGAAGACACGCTGGACCTGGCCTGGATGGACACCGAACAGCCCAGCCTGCCGACCGAACCGGTGTTGATGCTTTCGGTATGGGAAGCACTGTGCCAGGACGTTTGCTTCGAAAGCGGCTGGGCCCCGTCGCGCCTGCCGTGTTCGCTCGGTACCGACTGCCGGGTACAGGCTCACTTGGACAGCCTGGCCCAAGCCCTGGAAAACCTGCTGCGCAATGCCATTCGCCACTCGCCGGCCGAGGGCCGGGTGAGCCTGGATGGCTGGCGTGAGGGCGATTGCTGGCACCTGCGCCTGAGCGATCAAGGCCCCGGTGTGCCTGACATCGACCTGGAACGCATCTTCAAGCCTTACCAGCGCCTGGCCGGTAGCGGAGCGGGCTTCGGCCTGGGCCTGGCCATCGCCCGCCGCGCCATCGAGCTGCAAGGTGGCCGCTTGTGGGCCAGCAACGGCCACCCTGGCCTGTGCCTGCACATGACCTTGCCGCTTGCCAGGGACTGTTTAGAAAGTTAA
- a CDS encoding response regulator transcription factor has protein sequence MPTSLLLVEDDPRLLQDLERHFLNRGFQVHACASGTQALNAIQQSQFDLVLLDIMLPGIDGLSLLDELRRQQAVPVMLMSALGAEQDRISGFTRGADDYLPKPFSLAELDARVDALLRRVAFDRGTALRTDVGEVMLDHDRQDVIHNGNAAGLTASEFRLLVTLRAHPGEALSKPFLYRSVLHRAYTRLDRGLDVHVCNLRRKLADISAQHLQIQAVRGQGYVLIDTEQP, from the coding sequence GTGCCCACCTCACTTCTCCTTGTCGAAGACGACCCTCGCCTGCTTCAAGACCTGGAACGCCATTTCCTCAACCGCGGTTTCCAGGTGCACGCCTGCGCCAGCGGCACCCAGGCACTGAATGCCATACAGCAATCGCAGTTCGATTTGGTGCTGTTGGACATCATGCTGCCAGGCATCGACGGCCTCAGCCTGCTCGACGAGCTGCGCCGACAACAGGCGGTACCGGTCATGCTGATGTCGGCGCTAGGCGCCGAGCAAGATCGCATCAGCGGCTTTACCCGTGGCGCGGACGATTACCTGCCCAAGCCCTTCAGCCTGGCGGAGCTGGACGCCCGGGTCGACGCCTTGCTGCGGCGTGTGGCATTCGACCGTGGCACGGCGCTGCGTACCGACGTCGGCGAGGTGATGCTGGACCACGACCGTCAAGACGTTATCCACAACGGCAATGCCGCTGGCCTCACCGCTTCCGAATTCCGCTTGCTGGTGACGCTGCGGGCGCACCCCGGCGAAGCCTTGAGCAAACCCTTCCTGTACCGGAGCGTGCTGCACCGGGCCTATACCCGCCTGGACAGGGGCCTGGACGTGCATGTGTGCAACCTGCGCCGCAAGCTGGCCGACATCAGTGCCCAGCACCTGCAGATCCAGGCCGTGCGTGGCCAAGGGTATGTCCTGATCGACACGGAACAGCCCTGA
- a CDS encoding RtcB family protein, producing MDILQVAGGKPVKLWTDGVPVEEDARRQLMNTARMPFIFKHLAVMPDVHLGKGSTIGSVIPTVSAIIPAAVGVDIGCGMIAARTSLHARDLPDNLHGLRSAIEQAVPHGKTFGKRDQGAWADVPAKADKAWGQLAGRFKAITDKYPRLEKTNNRHHLGTLGGGNHFIEVCLDEADRVWFMLHSGSRGVGNAIGNLFIELAQADMRQHLANLPDKDLAYFEEGSRHFADYVQAVEWAQDYARQNRELMMLAVVGAARKALGKPFEASLEAVNCHHNYVQREQHFGREVLVTRKGAVSAQKGQLGIIPGSMGARSFIVRGLGNEESFCSCSHGAGRVMSRTKAKSRFTVEDQRRATAHVECRKDKDVIDEIPMAYKDIDAVMRAQQALVEVVHTLRQVVCVKG from the coding sequence ATGGACATTCTCCAAGTCGCCGGCGGCAAGCCGGTCAAATTATGGACTGATGGCGTGCCGGTCGAGGAGGACGCCCGCCGGCAACTGATGAACACGGCCAGGATGCCGTTCATCTTCAAGCATCTGGCGGTGATGCCGGACGTGCACCTGGGCAAGGGCTCGACCATCGGCAGCGTGATCCCCACGGTCAGTGCGATCATTCCCGCAGCGGTTGGCGTGGACATCGGCTGCGGCATGATCGCTGCGCGCACTTCTTTGCACGCCCGTGACCTGCCAGACAACCTGCATGGCCTGCGCAGCGCCATCGAGCAGGCGGTGCCCCATGGCAAAACCTTCGGCAAACGTGACCAGGGCGCCTGGGCCGATGTGCCGGCCAAGGCAGACAAGGCCTGGGGCCAGTTGGCCGGGCGCTTCAAGGCCATTACCGACAAGTACCCGCGCCTGGAGAAGACCAACAACCGTCACCACCTGGGCACCTTGGGCGGTGGCAACCACTTCATCGAAGTGTGCCTGGATGAGGCCGACCGCGTCTGGTTCATGCTGCACAGCGGCTCGCGCGGTGTGGGCAATGCCATCGGCAACCTGTTCATCGAACTGGCCCAGGCCGACATGCGTCAGCACCTGGCCAACCTGCCGGACAAGGACCTGGCGTATTTCGAGGAAGGCAGTCGCCATTTCGCGGACTACGTCCAGGCCGTGGAGTGGGCACAGGACTACGCCCGGCAGAACCGCGAGCTGATGATGCTGGCCGTGGTCGGCGCTGCTCGCAAGGCGCTGGGCAAACCGTTCGAGGCCAGCCTGGAAGCGGTGAACTGCCACCACAACTATGTACAGCGTGAGCAGCACTTTGGCCGCGAAGTGTTGGTCACGCGCAAGGGGGCGGTGTCGGCGCAGAAGGGGCAGTTGGGCATCATCCCAGGCTCCATGGGCGCCAGAAGCTTCATCGTGCGTGGGCTGGGCAATGAGGAGTCGTTCTGCTCCTGCAGCCATGGCGCTGGGCGCGTGATGAGCCGGACCAAGGCCAAAAGCCGCTTCACCGTCGAGGACCAACGGCGGGCCACGGCGCATGTGGAATGCCGCAAGGACAAGGATGTAATCGACGAAATCCCGATGGCGTACAAGGACATCGACGCGGTGATGCGTGCCCAGCAGGCGCTTGTCGAGGTGGTTCACACCCTGCGGCAGGTGGTGTGTGTGAAGGGCTAG